The following are encoded together in the Salmonella enterica subsp. enterica serovar Choleraesuis genome:
- the ubiC gene encoding chorismate pyruvate-lyase, with product MPQSAMEALFALKYHSDFADRANEAVLDWLLLEDSMTRRFEQYCRKVSVEVVFEDFVTVDSLGEDARYLPGDVRFWRREVILYGDGVPWLAGLTLVPESTLSGPELALARLGTTPLGRYLFSSSTLTRDFIDIGRSESLWGRRSLLRLSGKPLLLSELFLPASPLYQEEQKWSGV from the coding sequence ATGCCTCAATCCGCTATGGAGGCGCTATTCGCGCTGAAATATCATTCTGACTTTGCCGATAGGGCCAATGAGGCCGTATTGGATTGGTTATTGCTGGAAGATTCAATGACCCGGCGGTTTGAACAATATTGCCGTAAGGTGAGCGTTGAGGTCGTATTTGAGGATTTTGTAACGGTAGATTCGCTGGGAGAAGATGCCCGCTATCTACCGGGTGATGTACGCTTTTGGCGGCGGGAAGTTATCTTATATGGTGATGGCGTTCCGTGGCTGGCCGGGCTGACCCTGGTACCAGAGTCCACGTTAAGCGGGCCGGAACTGGCGCTGGCGCGCCTTGGCACTACGCCGCTGGGCCGCTATTTATTTTCATCGTCTACGCTTACGCGTGATTTTATCGATATTGGACGCAGCGAGTCGCTCTGGGGACGGCGTTCCCTGTTACGGCTCTCCGGCAAGCCGCTGCTGCTGAGTGAGCTATTCCTGCCTGCGTCGCCGTTGTATCAAGAGGAACAAAAATGGAGCGGAGTCTGA
- the plsB gene encoding glycerol-3-phosphate acyltransferase, translating into MSGWPRIYNKLLNLPLSVLVKSKSIPADPAAEVGLDTSRPIMYVLPYNSRADLLTLRAQCLAHDLPDPLEPLEVDGVALPRYVFIHGGPRVFTYYTPKEESVKLFHDYLDLHKNNPHLDIQMVPVSVMFGRSPGREKGEVNPPLRMLNGIQKFFAVLWLGRDSFVRFSPPVSLRWMATEHGTDKSIAQKLAKVARMHFARQRLAAVGPRLPARQDLFNKLLASKAIARAVEDEARSKKISHEKAQQNAVALMEEIAANFSYEAIRLTDRILGFTWNRLYQGINVHNAERVRQLAHEGHEIVYVPCHRSHMDYLLLSYVLYHQGLVPPHIAAGINLNFWPAGPIFRRLGAFFIRRTFKGNKLYSTVFREYLGELFSRGYSVEYFVEGGRSRTGRLLDPKTGTLSMTIQAMLRGGTRPITLVPIYIGYEHVMEVGTYAKELRGATKEKESLPQMLRGLSKLRNLGQGYVNFGEPLPLMTWLNQRVPEWRESIDPIETVRPAWLTPTVNTIASEIMVRINNAGAANAMNLCCTALLASRQRSLTREQLTEQITCYLDLLRNVPYSPCATAPASDAQKLIDHALQMNKFEVEKDTIGDIIILPREQAVLMTYYRNNIAHMLVLPSLIALIVAQYRQIDRTELCRQIQLVYPMLKAELFLRWDDEQLLSTLDAQIAELARQELIQVDGDAISVDPHRSRTLQLLAAGVRETVQRYAITFWLLSNNPAINRGTLEKESRTMAQRLSVLHGINAPEFFDKAVFTSLVLTLRDEGYISDTGDAKPEQTMAIYQMLAQLITSDVRLTIESAGQDED; encoded by the coding sequence ATGTCAGGCTGGCCCCGAATTTATAACAAGTTACTTAATTTGCCATTAAGCGTTCTGGTAAAAAGTAAATCTATACCCGCCGATCCGGCCGCCGAAGTTGGCCTGGATACCTCTCGTCCGATTATGTACGTACTGCCCTATAACTCTCGGGCAGACCTGCTGACGCTACGAGCGCAATGTCTGGCACACGATCTGCCAGACCCGCTGGAGCCGCTAGAGGTCGATGGCGTTGCTCTGCCCCGCTACGTGTTTATCCACGGCGGACCGCGTGTGTTTACCTATTACACGCCGAAAGAAGAGTCGGTGAAGCTTTTCCACGACTATCTGGACTTACATAAAAACAATCCGCACCTCGATATTCAGATGGTGCCGGTATCCGTTATGTTTGGCCGCTCTCCGGGGCGTGAGAAGGGTGAAGTTAACCCACCGCTGCGGATGCTGAACGGTATTCAGAAGTTCTTCGCCGTATTGTGGCTGGGCCGCGATAGTTTTGTGCGCTTCTCACCACCGGTGTCCCTGCGCTGGATGGCTACCGAACACGGTACCGATAAATCCATCGCTCAGAAGCTGGCGAAAGTTGCCCGTATGCACTTTGCCCGCCAGCGTCTCGCTGCCGTTGGCCCACGCCTGCCGGCTCGTCAGGATCTGTTTAATAAACTGCTGGCGTCAAAAGCCATCGCCCGTGCGGTTGAAGATGAAGCTCGCAGCAAAAAAATCTCCCATGAAAAAGCCCAGCAAAACGCCGTGGCGCTGATGGAAGAGATTGCGGCTAACTTTTCTTATGAAGCAATTCGCCTGACCGACAGGATTCTGGGCTTTACCTGGAACCGCCTGTACCAGGGTATTAACGTGCATAATGCCGAGCGTGTACGTCAGCTGGCGCATGAAGGCCACGAAATTGTCTATGTGCCTTGCCACCGCAGTCATATGGATTACCTGCTGCTTTCCTACGTTCTTTATCACCAGGGGTTAGTGCCTCCGCATATTGCGGCCGGTATCAACCTGAATTTCTGGCCGGCAGGTCCAATATTCCGTCGTCTGGGCGCATTCTTTATTCGCCGTACCTTTAAGGGTAACAAGCTCTACTCCACGGTGTTCCGCGAATACCTGGGCGAGCTGTTCAGCCGCGGTTATTCGGTAGAATACTTTGTGGAGGGTGGTCGCTCGCGTACTGGCCGTCTGCTGGATCCTAAAACCGGCACGCTGTCGATGACCATCCAGGCCATGCTGCGCGGCGGCACCCGTCCGATTACGCTGGTACCGATTTACATCGGCTATGAGCACGTAATGGAAGTGGGTACCTACGCTAAAGAGCTGCGCGGCGCGACAAAAGAGAAAGAGAGCCTGCCGCAGATGCTGCGCGGCCTCAGCAAGCTACGAAACCTGGGTCAGGGCTACGTTAACTTCGGTGAACCACTGCCGCTAATGACCTGGCTGAACCAGCGGGTGCCTGAATGGCGTGAGTCTATCGACCCAATCGAAACCGTGCGCCCAGCCTGGCTGACTCCGACGGTTAATACCATCGCGTCGGAAATTATGGTCCGGATTAATAACGCCGGTGCCGCGAACGCCATGAACCTGTGCTGCACGGCGCTACTAGCCTCTCGACAGCGCTCCCTAACCCGTGAGCAGCTTACCGAGCAAATCACCTGTTATCTGGATCTGCTGCGCAACGTGCCTTATTCCCCTTGCGCGACGGCACCTGCCAGCGATGCTCAAAAGCTTATCGATCACGCCTTGCAGATGAATAAGTTCGAGGTGGAAAAAGACACCATCGGCGACATTATTATTCTGCCGCGCGAACAGGCCGTGCTGATGACTTACTACCGTAATAACATCGCACATATGCTGGTACTGCCATCGCTGATTGCGCTGATTGTCGCTCAGTATCGTCAGATTGACCGCACCGAACTGTGTCGCCAGATTCAGCTGGTCTATCCAATGCTCAAAGCCGAATTGTTCCTGCGCTGGGATGATGAGCAACTGCTGAGCACTCTGGATGCACAGATTGCCGAACTGGCGCGTCAGGAGCTGATTCAGGTTGATGGCGATGCTATCTCCGTTGATCCACACCGTTCACGGACGCTACAACTGCTGGCGGCCGGCGTGCGGGAGACGGTACAGCGCTATGCGATTACCTTCTGGCTACTGAGCAACAACCCGGCTATCAACCGCGGTACTCTGGAGAAAGAGAGCCGCACCATGGCTCAGCGTCTGTCTGTGCTGCATGGCATTAACGCACCGGAGTTCTTCGATAAGGCAGTGTTCACAAGCCTGGTGCTGACGCTGCGTGACGAAGGCTATATCAGCGATACCGGCGATGCGAAGCCAGAGCAGACGATGGCTATCTATCAAATGCTGGCACAGCTAATCACCTCAGATGTACGTCTGACGATTGAAAGTGCCGGGCAGGATGAAGATTAA
- the ubiA gene encoding 4-hydroxybenzoate octaprenyltransferase has product MERSLTQNKLLAFHRLMRTDKPIGTLLLLWPTLWALWLATPGAPPLTILLVFVAGVWLMRAAGCVINDYADRKFDGHVKRTAHRPMPSGDISEKEARTLFIALVVLSFLLVLTLNVMTILLSIAGLALAWVYPFMKRYTHLPQVVLGAAFGWSIPMAYAAVSESLPLSCWLMFLANICWAVVYDTQYAMVDRDDDLKIGIKSTAILFGSYDRIIIGVLQLVVLGLMIAVGQLNGLGLPYYLGLAVAAGLFVYQQKLIAGRERMPCFSAFMNNNYVGLALFIGVVLSYWHH; this is encoded by the coding sequence ATGGAGCGGAGTCTGACGCAGAATAAACTGCTGGCTTTTCATCGCCTGATGCGAACCGATAAGCCGATAGGGACATTGTTACTGCTGTGGCCGACTTTATGGGCGTTATGGCTGGCAACGCCCGGCGCGCCGCCGCTGACGATTTTGCTGGTGTTTGTGGCCGGGGTTTGGCTAATGCGTGCCGCAGGCTGCGTGATAAATGATTACGCCGATCGCAAATTCGATGGGCACGTTAAGCGCACTGCGCATCGTCCTATGCCGAGTGGTGATATCAGTGAGAAGGAAGCCAGGACGCTGTTTATTGCGCTGGTGGTGCTCTCATTCCTGCTGGTTTTAACGCTTAATGTCATGACGATTCTGCTGTCCATCGCCGGGCTGGCGCTGGCCTGGGTTTATCCGTTTATGAAGCGCTATACCCATCTGCCACAGGTGGTACTGGGCGCGGCGTTTGGCTGGTCTATCCCTATGGCCTATGCTGCTGTTAGCGAATCATTGCCACTGAGCTGTTGGCTAATGTTCCTGGCTAATATTTGCTGGGCGGTGGTGTATGACACGCAGTATGCGATGGTAGACCGTGACGACGACCTGAAAATTGGCATTAAATCGACCGCTATTCTATTCGGAAGCTACGATCGAATTATCATCGGCGTGCTGCAATTAGTGGTGCTGGGATTAATGATTGCCGTAGGCCAGCTAAATGGGCTGGGATTACCCTATTATTTAGGGCTGGCGGTGGCGGCAGGGCTGTTCGTTTACCAGCAGAAGCTGATTGCCGGGCGCGAGCGTATGCCGTGCTTTAGCGCGTTTATGAATAATAACTACGTAGGCCTGGCGCTGTTTATTGGCGTGGTGTTGAGTTACTGGCATCACTAA